In a single window of the Luteolibacter sp. Y139 genome:
- the mprF gene encoding bifunctional lysylphosphatidylglycerol flippase/synthetase MprF, whose product MDPRDPSLTHELDLTEAATPPVWKARLTRLGAVLWVAVCAWALYGLHKEWSGFHLTDLDDALARIGPQHLAMALGFTALSYAANAGLTLIAERWLGHPLRHPWRDAWISYLSSAFSMNAGGTVLGGGSIRMRFAASQELSVSQVGKIMMFGGLAGWAGHIFLCGVLLTFASPPLDWLPASAAKGIGVVLMAVPLIAVLGGLFWGRPAQPPPPAEPTDEDHSHPVEDIRASRLRWPSPPLALLTLAISVIDWLGAGLAMWSLFPGSMPMDAASFVAIVVIAQAVAAFTHVPGGVGVLELTITKALGAAIAAPVLAGALVTYRLLYYLLPFFIAILMLGIREMRLRQTAIQKGGKLVIRGWSLVAPRLASLMALGGGFMLLLSANTPMEPARREGMADWVPLPFVEGSHLMSSLAGALLILLARGLQRRVQAAWWLTVVLMSAAIPFSLVKGLDWEEAVLLTVMLSFLVPFRSYFHRQAPLWTQRFTFGWWLMLLSLVGVAVWLGFFSARHVPYDRHLWWQFTMDGDVPRFMRAAVGAGCVFILIAIAQALRPGRPRNIEPTDPETVERLVHESNHTYAALAYLDDKEFTVSRHGRSALMHADQGRSRIVMGDPLGDSEAADDLLWRFVEQAQNEGRRPVFYQISVSEMPRLVDMGFKLFKLGEEARVPLGDFTLEGGTGKKLRKARGRFQRDGLTFEMWPQAKVAEELSTLRAISDAWLGEHKAGEKGFSLGRFDDDYVKRFSCAVVRDASGKVIAFTNIWETTDKAELSVDLMRSLPEGQGVMEAVFIELMLWGREQGYQHFNLGMAPLSGLSTHALAPLWHRMAARIFHRGESFYNFQGLRSFKDKFDPEWLPRYIAVPSAWSLPPALLDATALIGGGLRKTLSKT is encoded by the coding sequence ATGGACCCTCGAGACCCGTCGCTGACTCACGAGCTGGATCTGACTGAAGCCGCAACGCCTCCCGTCTGGAAGGCGCGGCTGACCCGTCTCGGCGCGGTCCTGTGGGTGGCCGTCTGCGCGTGGGCGCTCTACGGCCTGCACAAGGAGTGGTCCGGCTTTCACCTCACGGATCTGGATGATGCTCTGGCACGCATCGGCCCGCAGCATCTGGCGATGGCGCTCGGCTTCACTGCCCTGAGCTATGCGGCAAATGCGGGGCTGACACTCATCGCGGAGCGTTGGCTCGGTCATCCGCTGCGTCACCCGTGGCGGGATGCGTGGATCTCGTATCTCTCCAGCGCCTTCAGCATGAATGCCGGCGGCACCGTGCTCGGCGGCGGCAGCATCCGCATGCGCTTCGCGGCATCGCAGGAGCTGAGCGTCTCCCAGGTCGGGAAGATCATGATGTTCGGCGGCCTCGCCGGTTGGGCGGGTCATATTTTCCTGTGCGGCGTGCTGCTCACCTTCGCCTCCCCGCCGCTCGACTGGCTGCCGGCCAGCGCCGCAAAGGGCATCGGCGTGGTATTGATGGCCGTGCCGCTCATCGCGGTTCTCGGTGGCCTGTTTTGGGGCAGGCCTGCGCAGCCCCCCCCGCCCGCCGAGCCCACTGACGAAGACCATTCTCATCCTGTCGAAGACATCCGCGCCTCGCGGCTGCGCTGGCCATCGCCCCCGCTGGCGCTGCTCACCCTGGCGATCTCGGTCATCGATTGGCTGGGCGCGGGGCTCGCGATGTGGTCGCTGTTTCCCGGCAGCATGCCGATGGACGCGGCGTCCTTCGTCGCGATCGTGGTCATCGCCCAGGCCGTCGCCGCCTTCACCCACGTCCCGGGCGGTGTGGGCGTGCTGGAGCTGACCATCACGAAGGCGCTCGGGGCAGCCATCGCCGCACCGGTGCTGGCCGGTGCGCTGGTCACCTATCGCCTGCTCTACTACCTGCTGCCCTTCTTCATCGCGATCCTGATGCTCGGCATCCGCGAGATGCGGCTGCGGCAGACGGCCATTCAAAAGGGCGGCAAGCTGGTGATCCGCGGCTGGAGCCTCGTCGCACCACGGCTCGCTTCCCTGATGGCACTGGGCGGCGGCTTCATGCTGCTGCTTTCCGCGAATACCCCGATGGAGCCGGCACGTCGTGAAGGCATGGCCGATTGGGTGCCGCTGCCCTTCGTGGAAGGATCGCACCTGATGTCGAGTCTCGCGGGCGCCCTGCTGATTCTGTTAGCCCGTGGCCTGCAGCGCCGCGTGCAGGCCGCATGGTGGCTCACCGTCGTCCTGATGTCGGCGGCGATCCCGTTCTCTTTGGTGAAGGGCTTGGATTGGGAAGAGGCCGTGCTGCTCACGGTGATGCTTTCCTTCCTCGTTCCCTTCCGCAGCTACTTCCACCGCCAGGCCCCGCTGTGGACTCAGCGCTTCACCTTTGGCTGGTGGCTCATGCTGCTGTCGCTGGTCGGCGTCGCGGTATGGCTGGGCTTCTTTTCCGCACGCCATGTCCCCTACGACCGTCACCTGTGGTGGCAGTTCACCATGGATGGCGATGTCCCCCGCTTCATGCGTGCCGCCGTCGGAGCGGGCTGTGTCTTCATCCTCATCGCCATCGCGCAGGCCCTGCGTCCCGGACGCCCGCGCAATATCGAGCCCACCGATCCGGAAACGGTCGAGCGGCTGGTGCATGAAAGCAATCACACCTACGCCGCCCTCGCCTACCTCGACGACAAGGAGTTCACCGTCTCCCGTCATGGCCGCAGCGCCCTGATGCATGCCGACCAGGGCCGCAGCCGCATCGTCATGGGCGACCCGCTCGGCGATTCCGAAGCCGCGGATGACCTGCTGTGGCGGTTCGTCGAACAAGCGCAGAACGAAGGCCGGCGTCCCGTCTTCTATCAGATCTCCGTTTCCGAGATGCCGCGCCTGGTGGACATGGGCTTCAAGCTCTTCAAGCTCGGCGAGGAAGCACGCGTGCCACTCGGCGACTTCACCCTTGAGGGCGGCACTGGCAAGAAACTGCGCAAGGCCCGCGGCCGCTTCCAGCGCGACGGCCTCACCTTTGAAATGTGGCCTCAGGCCAAGGTCGCCGAAGAACTCTCCACCCTGCGCGCGATCTCGGATGCATGGCTCGGCGAGCACAAGGCCGGCGAGAAAGGCTTCTCGCTCGGACGCTTCGATGACGACTACGTGAAGCGCTTCTCCTGCGCCGTCGTCCGCGACGCATCGGGCAAGGTCATCGCCTTCACCAATATCTGGGAGACCACCGACAAGGCGGAACTTTCCGTCGACCTCATGCGCTCGCTGCCAGAGGGACAGGGTGTCATGGAAGCCGTCTTCATCGAGCTGATGCTGTGGGGCCGCGAGCAGGGCTACCAACACTTCAACCTCGGCATGGCTCCCCTGTCCGGCCTCTCCACCCACGCGCTCGCACCGCTGTGGCACCGGATGGCCGCGCGCATTTTCCACCGCGGCGAAAGCTTCTACAACTTCCAGGGCCTGCGCTCCTTCAAGGACAAGTTCGATCCCGAGTGGCTGCCGCGCTACATCGCCGTGCCCAGCGCCTGGTCCCTGCCCCCGGCCCTGCTTGATGCCACCGCTCTCATCGGTGGCGGCCTGCGCAAGACCCTGTCCAAGACCTGA
- a CDS encoding cadherin-like beta sandwich domain-containing protein — protein sequence MSTHSLRPLLLLLACFSLISGLRAAIPAIAAGDSHSLFLKGDGSAWACGKGSEGQLGNGSSVNISSPVQVSGMTSGVAAISAGNAHSLFLKSDGTVWACGANNQGQLGDGTSTTRSTPVQITSLSGVEAIAAGYRFSLFLKTDGTVWACGDNGNGQYGNGSLSSLSTPVQVMTGVQAIAAGGGENGCYSLFLKTNGSVWAAGENSSGQLGDNSTGDRITAVQVSGMSSGVTAISAAEAYSLFLKSDGSVWACGSNASGQFGNGTFTSSSTPVQVQTGIQAIEAAYRHSLFVKTDGSARACGYNQSGQLGDNSNMTRQTPVQPTGMTSILAISGGGGISGSHSLFMKSDGSAWACGLGSNGQVGDGTFNSRSIPVLALQLVDTPVVIAPSATAITATTATLGGSVYSTGLSAATARGVVLAATATNANPAIGGSGVTNLSTTGGSGAFTVNATSLVPGTAYSFRAYATNSLGTGYSSTVTFTAPSNVATLSSLSLDVAALSPSFNSATLSYTATVPYFYSSVTVSPTRTQANATLTVNGTTVASGNNISIPLTTGSNTITIVVTAQDGTTTRTYTIAVTKQGLPPVISTQPLSRRVNPGSPVSFSVAVTGDGPFTYQWKKNSTNIPGATGSTYSIASAVAGDSGPYSCYVTGWGIAITKPAILVVGPYNSALEAAAISAGHPQNGLSHCLFLKTDGSAWASGGNFNGQLGDGTTTLRNIPVQVSGMTSGVKVITAGYARSFFQKADNSAWGCGLNDLGQFGDGTVTPRNPAGQVMTGVKAIASGKFHSLFLKTDGSVWASGGNTHGQLGDTTNTARNPPVQVSGMTSGVTAIAAGGSLNGGHSLFLKSDGTVWACGLNNRGQLGDSSTTNRSTPVQVLSEVQAIAAGGPQGQDAGHSLFLKYDGSVWACGDNSFGQLGDSASYGSYQFAPVQVSGMTGVQAIAAGSTFSVFLKYDGTVGACGDNGAGQLGDGTNTTRSTPMQVPGMANVQAISAGEYDTLFLKTDGFVWACGSNSSGQHGTAGNTNHKSPVQSLQLIVYQPGAWQQSNFGANASNESISGWDADPDRDGLPNLLERAFNLPPLTPSVPIVTPTGTSGLPRIWVTQGPGGPLLNIQYLRLKASTDPVGLTYFPQFSSALGEATWTAATGTESVASIDANWERVTITDTLSGTTRFARVKVVIQP from the coding sequence ATGAGCACCCACTCTCTCCGTCCGCTGCTTCTCCTGCTCGCCTGCTTCAGCCTGATTTCCGGTCTGCGGGCGGCCATTCCGGCCATCGCGGCGGGAGACTCCCACAGCCTGTTCCTGAAAGGCGACGGCAGTGCCTGGGCCTGCGGAAAGGGGAGTGAGGGCCAGCTCGGCAACGGCTCGAGCGTGAACATCAGCTCCCCGGTGCAGGTGTCCGGGATGACCAGCGGCGTGGCGGCCATCTCCGCCGGAAACGCCCACAGCCTCTTCCTGAAAAGCGATGGCACCGTCTGGGCCTGCGGAGCCAATAACCAGGGCCAGCTCGGCGACGGCACCTCGACCACCCGCAGCACCCCGGTGCAGATCACCTCGCTGAGCGGAGTCGAGGCGATCGCGGCGGGGTATCGGTTCAGCCTGTTCTTGAAAACCGACGGCACCGTCTGGGCCTGCGGGGACAATGGCAACGGCCAGTATGGCAATGGCAGCCTCTCCTCCCTGAGCACCCCGGTGCAGGTGATGACCGGCGTCCAGGCCATCGCCGCAGGAGGAGGGGAGAATGGCTGCTACAGCTTGTTCCTGAAAACCAACGGCAGCGTCTGGGCCGCTGGGGAAAATAGCTCCGGCCAGCTCGGGGACAATAGCACCGGCGACCGCATCACCGCGGTGCAGGTCTCCGGGATGAGCAGCGGGGTGACCGCCATCTCGGCGGCAGAGGCATACAGCCTTTTCCTGAAAAGCGACGGCAGCGTCTGGGCCTGCGGATCGAATGCTTCCGGCCAATTCGGGAATGGCACGTTCACCAGCTCCAGCACCCCGGTGCAGGTCCAGACCGGCATCCAGGCGATCGAGGCAGCCTACCGGCACAGCCTGTTCGTGAAGACCGACGGCAGCGCCCGCGCCTGCGGATACAATCAGAGCGGCCAGCTCGGTGATAACTCGAACATGACCCGCCAGACCCCGGTGCAGCCCACCGGGATGACGAGCATACTGGCCATCTCCGGAGGTGGCGGCATCTCGGGAAGCCACAGCCTGTTCATGAAAAGCGACGGCAGTGCCTGGGCCTGCGGACTCGGCAGCAATGGCCAGGTCGGCGACGGGACTTTCAATTCACGCAGCATCCCGGTGCTGGCCCTTCAGCTCGTCGATACCCCGGTCGTCATCGCTCCCAGCGCGACCGCGATCACGGCCACCACCGCCACGCTCGGCGGGAGTGTCTACAGCACCGGACTCAGTGCCGCCACCGCGCGCGGTGTGGTGCTCGCCGCCACCGCGACGAATGCGAATCCGGCGATCGGCGGCAGCGGTGTGACGAATCTCAGCACCACCGGCGGCTCCGGCGCTTTCACCGTGAATGCCACCAGCCTGGTGCCCGGCACGGCCTACAGCTTCCGCGCCTACGCCACCAATAGCCTCGGCACCGGCTACTCCAGCACGGTCACCTTCACCGCGCCCAGCAATGTTGCCACGCTCTCCAGCCTTTCCCTCGATGTCGCCGCGCTCTCGCCGTCCTTCAATAGCGCCACGCTCTCCTACACGGCCACGGTGCCTTACTTCTACTCCAGCGTCACTGTCTCTCCCACCCGCACCCAGGCAAATGCCACCCTCACGGTCAATGGCACCACCGTCGCCTCGGGAAACAACATCTCCATCCCGCTGACCACGGGGAGCAATACCATCACCATCGTGGTCACGGCCCAAGACGGGACCACCACGCGGACCTACACCATCGCGGTCACCAAGCAAGGGCTGCCTCCGGTGATCTCCACCCAGCCGCTCAGCCGGAGGGTGAATCCCGGGTCGCCCGTTTCCTTTAGCGTCGCCGTCACCGGAGATGGCCCGTTCACCTATCAGTGGAAGAAAAACAGCACGAACATCCCCGGTGCCACCGGCAGCACCTACAGCATTGCCAGCGCCGTCGCCGGAGACTCCGGTCCCTACAGCTGCTACGTCACCGGATGGGGCATTGCGATTACCAAGCCGGCCATCCTTGTCGTGGGTCCTTATAATTCGGCGCTGGAAGCTGCGGCGATCTCGGCAGGTCATCCGCAGAATGGATTGTCGCACTGCCTGTTCCTGAAGACCGATGGCAGCGCATGGGCCAGTGGCGGGAACTTCAATGGCCAGCTCGGCGATGGCACCACCACCCTTCGCAATATCCCGGTGCAGGTCTCAGGAATGACCAGCGGCGTGAAGGTCATCACCGCAGGATACGCGCGCAGTTTCTTCCAGAAGGCCGACAACAGCGCATGGGGCTGTGGATTGAATGACCTCGGCCAATTCGGCGACGGCACCGTCACCCCTCGCAATCCCGCCGGGCAGGTGATGACCGGCGTGAAGGCCATCGCGTCGGGGAAATTTCACAGCCTGTTCCTGAAGACCGATGGCAGCGTCTGGGCCAGCGGAGGAAACACCCACGGCCAGCTCGGCGACACCACGAACACCGCCCGCAATCCCCCGGTGCAGGTCTCAGGGATGACCAGCGGCGTGACCGCCATCGCCGCCGGAGGATCGCTGAATGGCGGCCACAGCTTGTTCCTGAAAAGCGATGGCACCGTCTGGGCCTGCGGTCTCAACAATCGCGGCCAGCTTGGCGACAGCTCGACCACGAATCGCAGCACGCCGGTGCAGGTCTTGAGCGAGGTCCAGGCGATCGCCGCGGGCGGACCGCAGGGTCAGGATGCCGGCCACAGCCTGTTCCTGAAATACGATGGCAGCGTCTGGGCCTGCGGGGACAATAGCTTCGGCCAGCTTGGCGACAGTGCCTCGTATGGCTCCTATCAGTTCGCCCCGGTGCAGGTATCCGGGATGACCGGCGTGCAGGCCATCGCGGCGGGCAGCACCTTCAGCGTGTTCTTGAAATACGACGGCACCGTCGGGGCCTGCGGCGACAATGGCGCCGGCCAGCTGGGCGATGGCACGAACACGACTCGCAGCACGCCGATGCAGGTGCCGGGCATGGCGAATGTCCAGGCCATCTCGGCGGGAGAATACGACACCCTGTTCCTGAAGACCGATGGCTTCGTCTGGGCCTGTGGCTCGAATTCCTCCGGCCAGCACGGCACCGCCGGGAATACCAATCACAAGTCTCCCGTCCAATCGCTGCAACTCATCGTCTATCAACCGGGCGCCTGGCAGCAGTCGAACTTCGGCGCTAATGCCAGCAACGAGTCCATCTCCGGCTGGGACGCCGATCCCGACCGCGATGGCCTGCCCAACCTGTTAGAGCGCGCCTTCAATCTCCCGCCGCTCACGCCCAGCGTCCCCATCGTCACCCCCACCGGCACCTCCGGCCTGCCGCGCATCTGGGTCACCCAAGGCCCCGGCGGCCCGCTGCTCAATATCCAATACCTCCGCCTCAAGGCCTCCACCGACCCCGTTGGCCTCACCTACTTCCCGCAGTTCTCCTCCGCTCTCGGCGAAGCCACCTGGACCGCCGCCACCGGCACTGAATCCGTCGCCTCCATCGACGCGAATTGGGAACGGGTGACGATCACCGACACCCTCAGCGGCACCACCCGCTTCGCGAGGGTCAAGGTGGTGATCCAGCCGTAG
- a CDS encoding AcvB/VirJ family lysyl-phosphatidylglycerol hydrolase — MKGKPKSKWRRVLWLLLAVVVALLVKFILHLLLPRNVAASGEMLHLNLAGGPFDVPCFTNGQPPIGIVIVGTGDGGWSYWEENTAKHLMEKGYAVGGWDCRKFADTRKYGQKELEEGFNAAVAAVIKRTHSDDDIPVWYGGWSTGAEQSVAAATSPDRPENLVGLLLAAPGTHARYGITTGDLLGADPSGPDTFALEDMAKKLSGVAVAQFAAGLDPMDDTDWIERISVPHRIFKLPGKPHDMGGAGPDFQAKLDEAIAWTLETRR, encoded by the coding sequence ATGAAGGGGAAACCAAAGTCGAAATGGCGTCGCGTGCTCTGGCTGCTGCTGGCAGTCGTGGTCGCGCTGCTGGTGAAGTTCATCCTGCACCTGCTGCTGCCGCGGAATGTCGCCGCTAGCGGTGAAATGCTGCACCTGAACCTCGCAGGCGGGCCCTTCGATGTCCCGTGCTTCACCAATGGCCAGCCCCCGATCGGCATCGTCATCGTCGGCACCGGCGACGGCGGCTGGTCGTATTGGGAGGAAAACACCGCCAAGCACCTGATGGAGAAGGGCTATGCGGTCGGCGGCTGGGATTGCCGGAAATTCGCCGATACCCGCAAATACGGCCAGAAGGAGCTCGAGGAAGGCTTCAATGCCGCCGTGGCAGCCGTGATCAAGCGCACCCACTCGGATGACGATATCCCGGTCTGGTATGGCGGCTGGTCCACCGGCGCGGAGCAATCCGTGGCCGCCGCCACCTCTCCCGACCGGCCGGAAAACCTCGTCGGCCTGCTCCTCGCCGCACCCGGCACCCACGCCCGCTACGGCATCACCACCGGGGACCTGCTAGGTGCCGACCCCAGCGGTCCCGATACCTTCGCCCTGGAAGACATGGCCAAGAAGCTCTCCGGCGTGGCCGTCGCCCAATTCGCCGCCGGACTGGATCCGATGGATGACACGGACTGGATTGAGAGGATCTCCGTTCCCCACCGTATCTTCAAGCTTCCAGGAAAGCCTCATGATATGGGTGGCGCTGGACCGGATTTTCAAGCCAAGCTGGACGAAGCCATCGCATGGACCCTCGAGACCCGTCGCTGA
- a CDS encoding cupin domain-containing protein gives MEIRALDQQPPFTTKDGSTIRSILDSANAPVKNQSLAEATIPAGGSTQRHWHRDSEEFYFLLEGRGTMEIDGQTREVGPGDAILIPAGAWHQITATEPLRFLCCCAPPYRHEDTYFE, from the coding sequence ATGGAAATCCGCGCGCTCGACCAGCAACCACCCTTCACCACCAAGGACGGCTCCACCATCCGCAGCATCCTCGACTCGGCCAATGCCCCGGTGAAAAACCAGAGCCTGGCCGAGGCGACCATCCCTGCCGGCGGCTCGACCCAGCGCCATTGGCACCGGGACAGTGAGGAATTCTACTTCCTGCTCGAAGGCCGCGGCACCATGGAAATCGACGGCCAGACCCGTGAGGTCGGCCCCGGCGATGCCATCCTCATCCCCGCCGGCGCGTGGCACCAGATCACCGCCACCGAGCCCCTGCGCTTCCTCTGCTGCTGCGCCCCGCCGTACCGGCATGAGGATACTTACTTCGAGTGA
- a CDS encoding septal ring lytic transglycosylase RlpA family protein codes for MTRNKKSVALAIAGALMLPSCSTQATASNRFAGPTEWKVSSVQTGQASWYGTRCNGGTRTASGERLSNSAATAAHKTLPLGTQVRVTNMSNGKSEVVRINDRGPYTKGRVIDVTEGVAQRLGFFSRGVVSVKVEVLKMADEG; via the coding sequence ATGACCCGGAATAAAAAGTCCGTGGCCCTGGCCATCGCCGGAGCCCTAATGCTACCATCCTGCTCCACGCAGGCTACCGCCTCCAACCGGTTCGCCGGTCCGACGGAGTGGAAGGTTTCGTCCGTACAAACGGGCCAAGCTTCCTGGTATGGAACCCGCTGTAATGGCGGAACCCGCACCGCCAGCGGTGAGCGTCTCAGCAACAGTGCTGCGACCGCCGCTCACAAGACCCTGCCGCTGGGCACGCAAGTCCGCGTGACCAACATGTCCAATGGCAAGTCCGAGGTGGTGCGTATCAACGATCGAGGGCCCTACACCAAGGGCCGTGTGATCGACGTCACTGAAGGAGTCGCCCAGCGGCTCGGCTTTTTCTCGCGGGGCGTCGTCTCCGTGAAGGTCGAGGTGCTGAAAATGGCGGACGAAGGCTGA
- a CDS encoding MFS transporter translates to MSSLLHRTGPFAHRNARLYVLFTVLYNARAYYPVLAVFFVDLGLTLERFVFLNLMWALAIFTLEVPSGALADTLGRKKLMVFASVLMVIEMTILLFAPKNGGTLLFALCILNRLLSGTSEAAASGADEAIAYDALPEEGRDQAWDEVLSAAMRWRAAGFLIAMALGGLLYDPVWLAKLGIHIPVEIAHRLPAAVVFCQGIACVIITSRLEETPRHEEGTTGERCRTAFRLTMQTAKMAFTTRSIAVVIVGGLLIDSVARNFATVNSEYFRLIGIPEWAFGFIGAATGLTNFFVPEIARKLNARFSPLGVLGIAGALAVLALALLAPAWPWFGILPSMMLMTLLGLVGFTVSRHLHGCADSSQRATLLSVRGLAFNVGYGSVSLGFSLLLAKMREVHGDDAFRQALLWQLPVIAVGIALFFAWAWRVKSKSGR, encoded by the coding sequence GTGTCCTCGCTTCTCCACCGCACCGGGCCGTTTGCCCACCGGAATGCGCGGCTTTATGTGCTTTTCACGGTGCTCTACAATGCGCGGGCGTATTATCCCGTGCTGGCGGTGTTTTTCGTGGATCTGGGGCTGACGCTGGAGCGCTTCGTCTTCCTGAACCTGATGTGGGCGCTGGCGATTTTCACGCTGGAGGTGCCATCGGGCGCGCTGGCGGACACGCTGGGGCGGAAGAAGCTGATGGTCTTCGCCTCGGTGCTGATGGTGATCGAGATGACGATCCTGCTGTTCGCGCCGAAGAATGGCGGGACGCTGTTGTTCGCGCTGTGCATTCTGAATCGCTTGCTCTCCGGCACGTCCGAAGCGGCGGCGAGCGGGGCGGATGAGGCGATCGCGTATGATGCGCTGCCTGAAGAAGGCCGCGACCAGGCGTGGGATGAAGTGCTGTCCGCGGCGATGCGCTGGCGTGCTGCGGGTTTCCTGATCGCGATGGCGCTCGGTGGCCTGCTGTATGATCCGGTGTGGCTGGCGAAGCTCGGTATTCACATTCCGGTGGAGATCGCGCATCGCTTGCCGGCGGCGGTGGTGTTTTGCCAAGGCATCGCGTGTGTGATCATCACATCGCGGCTGGAGGAAACGCCGCGGCATGAGGAGGGGACAACGGGCGAGCGCTGTCGGACGGCATTCCGGTTGACGATGCAGACGGCGAAGATGGCATTCACGACGAGGTCGATCGCGGTGGTGATCGTGGGTGGGCTTCTGATCGATTCGGTGGCGCGGAACTTCGCGACGGTGAACAGCGAATACTTCCGGCTGATCGGGATTCCGGAGTGGGCGTTCGGGTTCATCGGGGCGGCGACGGGGTTGACGAATTTCTTCGTGCCGGAGATCGCGCGGAAGCTGAATGCGCGCTTCTCGCCGCTGGGGGTGCTGGGAATTGCGGGGGCGCTCGCGGTGTTGGCGCTGGCGCTGTTGGCACCGGCATGGCCGTGGTTTGGCATCCTGCCGTCGATGATGCTGATGACTTTGTTAGGCTTGGTGGGGTTCACCGTGAGCCGGCATCTGCATGGCTGTGCGGACTCATCGCAGCGAGCGACCTTGCTGAGCGTGCGCGGGCTGGCATTCAATGTCGGCTACGGCTCGGTGTCGCTGGGGTTCTCGCTGCTCTTGGCGAAGATGCGGGAGGTGCATGGGGACGATGCCTTCCGTCAGGCGCTGCTATGGCAGCTGCCGGTGATCGCGGTGGGGATCGCGCTGTTCTTTGCGTGGGCTTGGCGGGTGAAATCGAAGTCGGGTCGCTAG
- a CDS encoding alpha/beta hydrolase, producing MVKLLLFCLSLMLATHAPAKVVRDLPYAGKGSGPLRTLDLHTPDEKREKPRPVFILIHGGGWRVGDKSNGHFAEPKTQWLLDAGYDVASINYRLSPAVEHPAHVEDACKAIAWVQGHAAEFGGDPQRIYLLGHSAGAHLAALAAVDVERLKAAGADPAGIMGVVLLDGAGYDIPLEYPSLREGSVMQKMYRDAFTSDPEKQRNASPVYRVTVKPPPFLILHTTRRLDSPRQSKLLAEALREKGGTVEVVPVPGKNHGTINADCGKPGDPVTVAIERFLAPKGK from the coding sequence ATGGTGAAGCTGCTCCTGTTCTGTTTGTCTCTGATGCTCGCGACCCATGCTCCGGCGAAGGTGGTGCGCGACCTGCCGTATGCGGGGAAGGGGAGCGGTCCGCTGCGCACGCTGGACCTGCACACGCCGGATGAAAAGCGCGAGAAGCCGCGGCCGGTCTTTATACTCATCCACGGTGGCGGCTGGCGTGTGGGCGACAAGTCGAACGGACACTTCGCCGAGCCGAAGACGCAGTGGTTGTTAGATGCGGGCTATGACGTGGCCTCGATCAATTACCGGCTCTCACCCGCGGTGGAGCATCCCGCGCATGTGGAGGATGCGTGCAAGGCGATCGCGTGGGTGCAGGGGCACGCTGCGGAGTTCGGCGGCGATCCGCAGCGGATCTATCTGTTAGGCCACAGTGCGGGTGCGCATCTGGCGGCCTTGGCAGCGGTGGATGTCGAGAGGTTGAAAGCCGCGGGTGCCGATCCGGCGGGGATCATGGGCGTGGTCTTGTTGGATGGTGCGGGGTATGACATTCCGCTGGAGTATCCCTCCCTGCGCGAGGGCTCGGTGATGCAGAAGATGTATCGCGATGCCTTCACGAGTGATCCGGAGAAGCAACGCAATGCCTCGCCGGTGTATCGGGTGACGGTGAAGCCGCCGCCGTTTCTGATCCTGCACACCACCCGTCGGTTGGATTCGCCGCGGCAGTCGAAGCTGCTGGCCGAGGCGTTGCGGGAGAAAGGTGGAACTGTCGAGGTGGTGCCGGTTCCGGGGAAGAACCACGGGACCATCAATGCCGACTGCGGCAAGCCGGGTGATCCGGTGACGGTGGCGATTGAGAGGTTTCTGGCGCCGAAGGGGAAGTAG